One region of Synechococcus elongatus PCC 11801 genomic DNA includes:
- a CDS encoding class I SAM-dependent methyltransferase, giving the protein MADPITKFAYQTFQQSKSLLGLTHKNLSTQLMRLIAPTEGEREGLSPELMSQLQASMQVLLDEDYADAEAGVYPLAQLFDTPWQDIVQQYPRLWLDMPSTWQRAREKRYQDFEPTVETDRYPSYYVQNFHHQTGGYLTEDSAELYDLQVEILFNGTADPMRRRILRPLKQGLQALARPEKDLRVLDVACGTGRTLRHLRSALPSANLYGTDLSLAYLRKANQLLSERPGELPQLLQANAEELPYQDGFFQGVTSVFLFHELPPQARQNVINECFRVLEAGGTVVLNDSIQAIDSPQFRPLMDGFYQMFHEPYYRHYMEDDLCDRLSQAGFVDIQTSNHFMSKIWVARKPIA; this is encoded by the coding sequence ATGGCGGATCCCATTACCAAGTTTGCCTATCAGACCTTCCAGCAGAGTAAGAGTCTGTTGGGGCTGACTCACAAGAATCTCAGTACGCAACTGATGCGGCTCATCGCCCCGACTGAAGGGGAACGGGAAGGGCTCTCACCTGAATTGATGAGCCAGCTCCAGGCATCGATGCAGGTGCTCTTGGATGAAGACTACGCGGATGCTGAGGCAGGGGTTTATCCGCTGGCGCAACTGTTTGATACCCCTTGGCAAGATATTGTTCAGCAGTATCCGCGCCTTTGGCTGGACATGCCCTCCACGTGGCAGCGGGCTCGGGAAAAGCGCTATCAAGACTTTGAACCAACGGTTGAAACCGATCGCTATCCCAGCTATTACGTTCAAAACTTTCACCACCAGACGGGTGGCTATCTGACCGAAGACTCGGCAGAACTCTACGATCTGCAGGTCGAAATTCTCTTTAACGGCACCGCTGATCCAATGCGGCGGCGGATTTTACGCCCCCTCAAGCAGGGTCTACAGGCTTTAGCTCGTCCTGAAAAAGATCTGCGGGTGCTGGATGTGGCTTGCGGCACAGGTCGCACCCTGCGTCATCTGCGATCGGCCTTGCCCAGCGCCAATCTCTATGGCACCGATCTCTCGCTAGCCTATCTCCGCAAAGCAAACCAATTGCTGTCGGAACGTCCGGGGGAACTGCCACAACTGCTGCAAGCCAATGCAGAAGAACTGCCCTATCAAGATGGTTTCTTCCAAGGGGTGACCTCGGTCTTCCTATTCCATGAGTTGCCGCCGCAAGCTCGCCAAAACGTGATCAATGAATGCTTCCGCGTATTGGAAGCGGGTGGCACGGTAGTCCTGAATGACTCGATTCAAGCGATCGATTCACCGCAGTTCCGGCCACTGATGGATGGCTTCTATCAGATGTTCCACGAGCCCTACTACCGCCACTATATGGAGGATGATCTCTGCGATCGCCTCAGCCAAGCAGGGTTTGTCGATATCCAAACCAGCAATCACTTCATGAGCAAAATCTGGGTGGCTCGCAAACCGATCGCCTAA
- a CDS encoding slipin family protein, with product MEYLIILAVLILSFLASGLKIDREYQRGIIYRLGRVRRLRGPGLYWIIPIAEQKVQVDLRLRTVNIEPQETVTADSVTIRVNAVLYYRMIDPVKAINSVESYRDAVYQIALTTLRNVIGQNLLDDVLQNRDRINFNVQQIVDEVTEPWGIVIERVEMKDVEIPLSMQRAMAKEAEAVREKRARRIKAEAELEASEKLTAASRMISESPAALELRRLQMLAEIGTENNTTTVLMLPSDFPILANRLAESLGQLSAPSASTDRTAKE from the coding sequence ATGGAATACTTAATAATTCTGGCTGTACTTATCCTCTCTTTTTTGGCATCAGGCTTAAAAATTGATCGCGAATATCAACGAGGCATCATCTATCGGCTAGGGAGAGTTCGCCGATTACGAGGACCGGGCTTGTATTGGATTATTCCTATTGCTGAACAAAAAGTACAAGTTGACTTACGCTTGAGAACAGTCAACATTGAGCCGCAAGAAACTGTTACTGCTGATAGTGTCACGATTCGAGTGAATGCGGTTCTCTACTACCGCATGATTGATCCAGTCAAAGCCATCAATTCAGTGGAAAGCTATCGAGATGCTGTCTATCAAATTGCCTTAACCACCTTACGGAATGTGATTGGTCAGAATTTACTCGATGACGTTCTACAAAACCGCGATCGCATCAACTTCAATGTTCAGCAGATTGTTGATGAAGTGACTGAACCGTGGGGAATTGTGATCGAGCGAGTGGAAATGAAAGATGTTGAAATTCCGCTTAGTATGCAACGAGCTATGGCCAAAGAAGCGGAAGCCGTGCGTGAAAAACGGGCTCGACGCATTAAAGCTGAGGCAGAACTCGAGGCATCTGAGAAATTGACGGCTGCATCTCGGATGATTAGCGAAAGTCCTGCTGCTTTAGAATTACGACGCTTACAAATGCTGGCAGAAATTGGCACTGAAAACAACACGACAACTGTGTTGATGCTGCCTTCTGACTTCCCTATTTTAGCCAATCGATTGGCCGAGTCTTTGGGGCAATTGTCAGCTCCTTCAGCATCAACTGATCGCACAGCCAAAGAGTGA
- a CDS encoding PH domain-containing protein, whose product MQEFKSALGLAPVDPQSCSVRAGVFVDGEMIYCAYKGTRDLLFFTTRRILLIDKQGITGKKQEYLSIPISRIQAFSYETAGTIDLDSEIKIYVSALGALRIRILRPTSQIDSAIAALNTMLLS is encoded by the coding sequence ATGCAGGAATTTAAATCAGCGCTCGGCTTAGCCCCTGTTGATCCCCAGTCCTGTTCAGTCCGAGCTGGCGTTTTTGTCGATGGGGAGATGATCTACTGTGCTTATAAAGGCACTCGTGATCTTCTCTTCTTTACAACTCGACGAATTCTGCTCATTGATAAGCAAGGCATCACTGGCAAGAAACAGGAGTATCTCTCCATCCCTATTTCACGTATCCAAGCGTTTTCCTATGAAACTGCTGGGACGATTGATCTCGACTCCGAAATTAAGATCTATGTTTCAGCTTTAGGTGCCTTAAGAATTCGGATTCTGCGACCAACAAGCCAGATTGATTCAGCGATCGCAGCCCTCAATACAATGCTTCTCAGTTGA
- a CDS encoding GNAT family N-acetyltransferase, translating into MPIQFRLLTTTDQPILWEMLRYAAQEPSVEAVKEQPLLRKYVEQFGRSGDCGIVAMLEEQAIGVAWLRLCSEQERGLSYLDNQTPELAMAVLPDYRQQGVGTQLLSHLIELATDQFPAISLSVRAENPAIALYERFGFGKIPNSEIKNRVGGISFLMKRPLSSKDIKQ; encoded by the coding sequence ATGCCCATTCAATTCAGATTGCTGACAACAACTGATCAACCGATTCTCTGGGAGATGCTGCGTTATGCAGCCCAGGAACCCTCAGTTGAAGCCGTTAAAGAACAACCACTTCTCAGGAAGTATGTTGAGCAGTTTGGGCGTAGCGGTGACTGCGGAATAGTTGCGATGCTCGAGGAACAAGCAATCGGGGTTGCTTGGCTTCGTCTTTGTTCAGAGCAAGAACGAGGTTTGAGTTATCTTGACAATCAAACTCCAGAGTTGGCGATGGCGGTGCTACCGGATTATCGTCAGCAAGGAGTCGGCACTCAACTTCTGAGCCATCTCATTGAACTGGCTACAGACCAATTCCCTGCTATTAGCTTGAGCGTGCGTGCCGAGAATCCAGCGATCGCCCTGTATGAGCGTTTTGGTTTTGGGAAAATCCCTAACAGTGAAATCAAAAATCGTGTAGGAGGCATTTCATTCTTAATGAAACGGCCATTATCATCGAAAGATATCAAACAATAA
- a CDS encoding adenosine deaminase yields the protein MALFADLHRHLGGAVVPRILWRYLQRSQSDLLDRFTDYSDFEEFYTAPKASLAEYLEIHKLVESTQSAETLPYFIQRLVRGAYTFENLAYLELRYTPYLRTPAHLSQADRIALMPEVIHCVAEASQVPGYPLLMPQILCLHTHLPYEVNRTMVQLAAEFAPTVCAIDVAGGDRAYAERLPEFIELFNWARELGLKTTGHLFETRDGCYPDLLPYLMRIGHGIQIPLHYPELLPELAARGQCLEVCPTTYIQTGTLTEISALRTVFDRCFEAGVDIVICTDNAGLHNVRLPAEYEALLTADVIDFQQLQACQTASFRHAFAWPHGQPPSQVLQDWLRQPSAPTIA from the coding sequence ATGGCGTTATTTGCAGATTTACATCGCCACTTGGGAGGCGCCGTCGTCCCTCGAATCCTCTGGCGCTATTTGCAGCGATCGCAATCGGATCTGCTCGATCGCTTCACGGATTACAGCGACTTCGAAGAGTTCTACACGGCTCCCAAGGCGTCACTGGCGGAATATCTGGAAATTCACAAGCTGGTTGAATCGACGCAGTCGGCAGAAACACTGCCTTATTTCATTCAGCGGTTGGTACGCGGCGCCTACACCTTTGAGAATTTGGCTTATCTGGAGTTGCGCTACACACCTTACCTAAGGACACCCGCCCATCTCAGTCAGGCCGATCGCATCGCTCTGATGCCTGAGGTGATTCACTGCGTAGCAGAAGCCAGCCAAGTGCCGGGCTATCCGCTCTTAATGCCGCAAATTCTCTGTTTGCATACGCATCTGCCCTATGAAGTGAACCGGACGATGGTGCAGTTGGCAGCAGAGTTTGCGCCAACTGTCTGCGCGATCGATGTAGCAGGGGGCGATCGCGCCTATGCAGAGCGGTTGCCAGAGTTCATTGAGCTTTTTAACTGGGCGCGGGAACTAGGTCTGAAGACGACCGGACATTTATTTGAAACTCGTGATGGCTGCTATCCGGATCTATTGCCCTATTTGATGCGAATTGGTCACGGCATCCAAATTCCGTTGCACTATCCAGAGTTACTACCGGAGTTGGCAGCACGAGGACAATGCTTGGAAGTTTGCCCAACCACTTATATTCAGACCGGCACATTGACCGAAATTAGTGCATTGCGGACGGTCTTCGATCGCTGTTTTGAAGCAGGCGTTGATATCGTCATCTGCACCGATAATGCCGGCTTACATAATGTCCGTTTACCGGCGGAGTACGAAGCACTGCTGACCGCAGATGTCATTGATTTTCAGCAGCTACAAGCCTGTCAAACAGCATCTTTCCGCCATGCCTTTGCTTGGCCCCATGGTCAACCGCCCAGTCAAGTTTTACAGGATTGGTTACGCCAACCTTCGGCACCGACAATTGCTTAA
- a CDS encoding adenylosuccinate synthase, with the protein MANVVVIGAQWGDEGKGKITDLLSRSADVVVRYQGGVNAGHTVVVGEQTLKLHLIPSGILYPDTQCIIGSGTVIDPKILLGEVDMLEQLGIPTDHLLISQTAHVTMPYHRLIDAASEQQRGSHKIGTTGRGIGPTYADKSERTGIRVLDLMDPEGLREQLTWTIAQKNIILDKLYGLPPLDAESVIEEYSGYAERLRPHVVDSSLTIDEAWRKRKNILFEGAQGTLLDLDHGTYPYVTSSNPVAGGACIGAGVGPTIIDRVIGVAKAYTTRVGEGPFPTELHGDVGELLCQRGAEFGTTTGRRRRCGWFDAVIGRYAVRINGIDCLAITKLDVLDDLDEIKVCVAYDIDGERCDHFPSSARSFANCQPIYKTVPGWKQSTSHCRSLDDLPKAALDYLKFLAELMEVPIAIVSLGASRDQTIIVEDPIHGPKRALLYASGEASAQ; encoded by the coding sequence TTGGCGAACGTAGTCGTAATCGGGGCCCAGTGGGGCGACGAGGGCAAAGGCAAAATCACTGACCTGCTCAGCCGGTCAGCAGATGTCGTTGTCCGCTATCAGGGGGGCGTCAACGCGGGTCATACCGTGGTGGTGGGCGAGCAAACCCTGAAGCTGCACCTGATCCCCTCGGGCATTCTCTACCCCGATACCCAGTGCATCATCGGCTCTGGCACTGTCATTGATCCGAAGATCTTGCTGGGCGAGGTCGACATGTTGGAGCAGCTCGGGATCCCGACGGATCACCTGCTGATCTCCCAGACGGCGCATGTGACGATGCCCTACCATCGCTTGATCGATGCGGCATCCGAGCAGCAGCGGGGCAGTCACAAAATCGGCACGACGGGACGTGGGATTGGCCCCACCTACGCTGACAAATCAGAGCGGACAGGCATTCGCGTCTTGGATCTCATGGATCCAGAAGGTCTGCGCGAGCAACTGACTTGGACGATCGCCCAGAAAAACATCATTCTCGACAAGCTCTACGGGTTGCCGCCCTTGGATGCCGAGAGCGTGATCGAAGAATATTCGGGCTACGCCGAGCGGCTGCGTCCTCACGTTGTCGATAGCTCATTGACGATCGACGAAGCGTGGCGCAAACGCAAAAACATTCTGTTTGAAGGTGCCCAAGGCACTCTGCTCGACCTGGATCACGGCACTTATCCCTACGTCACCTCTTCGAATCCAGTGGCGGGTGGTGCTTGTATTGGCGCGGGTGTTGGCCCCACGATCATCGACCGTGTGATCGGCGTGGCGAAAGCCTATACGACCCGCGTTGGTGAAGGGCCTTTCCCGACTGAACTCCATGGAGACGTCGGTGAACTGCTCTGTCAGCGGGGCGCAGAATTTGGCACGACCACGGGTCGCCGTCGTCGCTGCGGTTGGTTTGACGCGGTGATCGGTCGCTATGCCGTTCGGATTAATGGCATCGACTGCTTGGCGATCACCAAGCTCGATGTACTAGATGATCTCGACGAAATCAAAGTCTGCGTTGCCTACGACATCGATGGCGAGCGTTGCGACCATTTCCCTAGCAGTGCCCGCAGCTTTGCTAACTGCCAGCCGATCTACAAAACCGTGCCGGGCTGGAAGCAATCAACGTCGCACTGCCGCAGCCTAGACGATCTGCCCAAAGCTGCTTTGGACTATCTCAAGTTCTTGGCGGAATTGATGGAAGTGCCGATCGCGATCGTCTCGCTGGGTGCAAGCCGCGACCAGACGATCATCGTTGAAGATCCGATCCATGGGCCGAAGCGCGCTTTGCTCTACGCCAGTGGCGAAGCTAGCGCCCAATAA
- a CDS encoding RidA family protein, giving the protein MTRQNISSGSSWEPVLGYSRAVKVGPYVHVSGTTSSTPDDAYGQTKAALQTIEQALAEAGAKLSDVVRTRIYVTDISRWEEIGKAHGEVFGEIRPAMAMVEVSKLIAPELLVEIEADAYIGE; this is encoded by the coding sequence ATGACTCGCCAAAATATTTCCTCCGGTTCCTCGTGGGAACCAGTGCTGGGCTATTCCCGTGCTGTCAAAGTCGGGCCCTACGTCCATGTCTCCGGCACCACGTCTAGCACGCCGGATGATGCCTACGGGCAAACCAAGGCAGCGCTGCAGACGATCGAACAAGCCCTTGCTGAAGCCGGTGCAAAACTTTCCGATGTCGTGCGGACGCGAATCTATGTCACCGACATTTCGCGTTGGGAAGAAATTGGCAAGGCCCACGGCGAGGTCTTTGGAGAGATTCGCCCTGCGATGGCCATGGTGGAAGTCAGCAAACTGATCGCACCGGAACTGCTTGTTGAAATTGAGGCGGACGCCTACATCGGCGAATAG
- a CDS encoding NmrA family NAD(P)-binding protein, translating to MDVLVVGATGTLGRQIARRALDEGHRVRCLVRSPKRGNFLREWGCDLVRGDLTQPETLSFALEGIEAVIDAATTRSTDSLSCYDVDWQGKVNLIQAAANAGVQRFIFCSIIDAEKHRDVPLMDIKYCVEEFLKQSGLNYTILRLAGFMQGLIAEFAIPVLEGRTTFVTQDSDPIAYLSTLDIARFAVAALTTPATEKQTLPVVGPKAWNGLEIIQLCERISGKETKIARLPLATVRLMKRFFRFFQWGWNIADRLAFSEVMASGRPFTADMAATYAAFGIDPAEITDLESYLNDYFSVMLRRLKELEFDQKKNKKKKLPF from the coding sequence ATGGATGTCCTCGTTGTTGGCGCTACGGGTACTCTCGGTCGGCAGATTGCCCGCCGAGCCCTCGACGAAGGTCACCGGGTTCGTTGTTTAGTTCGTAGCCCGAAGCGGGGAAACTTCCTGCGGGAGTGGGGTTGTGACTTGGTGCGCGGAGACCTCACCCAGCCAGAGACACTCTCTTTCGCGCTTGAAGGGATCGAAGCAGTTATTGATGCGGCCACCACACGCTCGACAGACTCTCTGAGCTGCTACGACGTGGATTGGCAAGGCAAGGTCAATTTGATCCAAGCGGCTGCGAATGCGGGTGTTCAACGCTTTATCTTCTGCTCGATCATTGATGCGGAAAAGCATCGCGATGTTCCGTTGATGGACATCAAGTACTGCGTTGAAGAATTTCTGAAACAGTCGGGTCTCAACTACACAATTCTGCGCCTGGCGGGCTTTATGCAGGGTTTGATCGCGGAGTTTGCGATCCCCGTCTTAGAAGGGCGGACAACCTTTGTGACGCAAGACTCTGACCCGATCGCCTATCTCAGTACTTTGGATATTGCGCGGTTTGCAGTGGCAGCCCTGACAACTCCTGCAACAGAGAAGCAGACCCTACCTGTGGTTGGGCCAAAAGCTTGGAATGGATTGGAAATCATCCAACTTTGCGAACGGATCAGTGGCAAGGAAACGAAAATCGCCCGTTTGCCGCTGGCCACTGTCCGCCTGATGAAACGCTTCTTTCGCTTTTTCCAATGGGGCTGGAACATTGCCGATCGCTTGGCATTTAGCGAAGTGATGGCCAGTGGGCGTCCGTTCACAGCAGATATGGCAGCAACCTACGCTGCATTTGGCATTGATCCTGCCGAAATTACGGATCTGGAAAGCTATCTCAACGACTACTTCTCGGTGATGCTGCGTCGCCTCAAGGAACTGGAGTTCGACCAGAAGAAGAACAAAAAGAAAAAACTCCCGTTTTAA
- the petM gene encoding cytochrome b6-f complex subunit PetM, whose protein sequence is MAGEIFGTAFLFIVLVPLGLALGAFLLKVQGVQKVEK, encoded by the coding sequence ATGGCCGGAGAAATTTTTGGAACCGCGTTTCTCTTCATCGTGTTGGTGCCTCTGGGCTTGGCACTCGGCGCTTTCCTGCTGAAAGTTCAGGGCGTCCAAAAAGTCGAAAAATAA
- a CDS encoding sulfurtransferase, which yields MSSPLVSAEWLQANLDDPTLRIIDCRFNLMRPQQGREQYQQGHVPGAVYLDLDADLSAPKGDRGGRHPLPAIEALAARLGAIGIGSDPATLVVAYDDSFSAFASRLWWLLRYLGHEQVAVLDGGLAAWQAIGGKLVTETPTIAPAIFRPRPQSAWVVDSAGVKVAQASGHILIDSREGERYRGEREPIDPVAGHIPGAQLAVWKEALDDRGYWRSPSEQQQRWQHLPTDANPIIYCGSGVTACVNLLSWELAGRSPAQLYAGSWSDWCSDPENAIATGAE from the coding sequence ATGTCTTCGCCGTTAGTCTCTGCTGAGTGGTTGCAAGCGAATCTAGATGACCCGACCCTTCGCATCATTGATTGTCGCTTTAACCTAATGCGTCCTCAACAGGGCCGCGAGCAGTATCAGCAAGGCCATGTACCGGGAGCAGTCTATCTAGATTTAGATGCTGATCTCTCAGCACCCAAGGGCGATCGCGGTGGACGGCATCCCTTGCCCGCGATTGAGGCGTTAGCGGCGCGGTTAGGGGCGATCGGGATTGGCTCTGATCCTGCCACTTTAGTTGTGGCTTACGACGATAGTTTTTCAGCGTTTGCCAGTCGGCTCTGGTGGCTGCTGCGCTATCTCGGCCATGAACAGGTTGCAGTTTTGGATGGTGGGTTAGCCGCTTGGCAGGCAATTGGCGGCAAATTGGTGACAGAGACTCCTACGATCGCACCGGCCATCTTTCGACCACGCCCTCAGTCGGCTTGGGTCGTTGATTCAGCAGGCGTCAAAGTAGCGCAAGCCAGCGGTCACATCCTGATCGATTCCCGCGAAGGAGAGCGCTACCGCGGAGAGCGGGAGCCAATCGATCCGGTCGCGGGACACATTCCTGGGGCACAGCTTGCCGTTTGGAAAGAAGCACTGGACGATCGCGGCTACTGGCGGTCGCCGAGCGAACAGCAGCAGCGCTGGCAGCATTTGCCCACTGACGCTAATCCGATTATTTACTGTGGCTCCGGTGTGACAGCCTGCGTCAACTTACTCTCATGGGAACTGGCAGGGCGATCGCCCGCGCAACTCTATGCCGGTAGTTGGAGCGATTGGTGTAGCGATCCTGAGAACGCGATCGCTACGGGAGCGGAGTAG
- a CDS encoding ExbD/TolR family protein: MKIPAENAESEARIEMLPLIDVVFCILIFFILATLQLTRQSALDITLPQSSTSRLQERQTLLVSLDATGQPYVDSQPVTPEQLRLVLVGFNRTNPTGSMLLYADGSAAYRDIVTVLDAMRAVGGDRVALATDPAGLQQSPQTAPTPLP; this comes from the coding sequence ATGAAAATTCCGGCTGAAAATGCGGAGTCTGAAGCACGGATCGAGATGCTGCCGCTGATCGACGTGGTTTTTTGCATCTTGATTTTCTTCATTCTGGCGACGCTGCAACTGACTCGGCAGTCCGCTCTCGACATTACGCTGCCGCAATCAAGTACCAGCCGTCTCCAAGAACGGCAGACGCTCTTGGTGAGCTTGGATGCCACTGGGCAACCCTACGTGGATTCGCAGCCAGTGACACCGGAACAGTTGCGGCTAGTACTTGTTGGTTTTAACCGCACCAACCCCACGGGCTCAATGTTGCTCTACGCCGATGGCAGTGCTGCTTACCGTGACATTGTGACGGTCTTGGATGCGATGCGGGCTGTGGGCGGTGATCGCGTTGCCCTTGCCACTGATCCAGCGGGTTTGCAGCAATCTCCCCAAACAGCCCCTACTCCGCTCCCGTAG
- a CDS encoding MotA/TolQ/ExbB proton channel family protein, which translates to MNILTLFQKGGLAMLPLTGLSILALGTIFERAWFWYKMLDQESQIVHRILEAADQDWDLAAEVASRAKRSPIGRFLAAPLQLQQPDPELFRLALEAAAEEELANMRRGDKLLEAVIAISPLLGLLGTVLGLIQTLGNLRIGDLGTASTAGVSAGIGEALITTATGLIVAIAALAAYRVFQGLIFQQMKIFRRAGNQLELMYRQDWARRGLPTQSLR; encoded by the coding sequence GTGAACATCCTGACGCTATTTCAAAAGGGCGGCCTTGCGATGCTGCCGTTGACCGGCCTGTCGATTTTGGCGCTGGGCACCATCTTTGAGCGGGCTTGGTTTTGGTACAAGATGCTCGATCAGGAGAGCCAAATCGTTCACCGCATTTTGGAAGCGGCGGATCAAGACTGGGATTTAGCTGCAGAAGTCGCCAGTCGAGCGAAAAGATCGCCGATTGGTCGCTTTCTCGCTGCACCCTTGCAATTGCAGCAGCCCGATCCCGAACTATTTCGCTTGGCGCTGGAAGCAGCTGCGGAAGAAGAGCTAGCGAACATGCGGCGAGGGGACAAACTTCTCGAAGCTGTTATTGCGATTTCGCCGCTATTGGGTTTGCTTGGCACCGTTTTAGGCTTGATTCAAACGCTGGGTAATCTCCGAATTGGCGACTTGGGCACTGCCTCGACCGCTGGGGTGAGTGCGGGCATTGGTGAAGCGTTGATTACCACTGCAACGGGCTTGATTGTGGCGATCGCGGCGCTAGCGGCTTATCGCGTCTTTCAAGGATTGATCTTCCAGCAGATGAAAATCTTCCGGCGGGCTGGTAACCAACTCGAACTGATGTATCGGCAAGATTGGGCACGGCGCGGCCTCCCTACCCAGTCCCTGCGCTAA
- a CDS encoding SAM-dependent methyltransferase, with translation MDTATANWQQEGAARFQQGTAFFRSQARPARDLGVLAAAIERQRLGSLNLLETMAGCGVRSLRYALEANVDRLVVSDADPELQPLLQQNLTAIAGDRLDLRCDSARRLFAEAFAQQQFYDFVDVDAFGTASEHLASAWDAVKVGGCLYFTATDGRSLSGHDRDLAFRAYGVWARSHPSIPEQGLRLLIAALQHQAWQRGFGIQPLFSYYSGQAFRVLIRLLPTSGKVNQQGWLGYCHHCGQYQVRPWRQLSPVALQCPEDGQPLALTGPLWIGPLHEVAYLQALQQQAIAWNWTAIADLLQQFQAEATLPPYCYTLGEIGRRGRQDPPARSCLIQALQTAGFAAASSHCQPQSFKTDAPWQTCLKLARSLVIDNANSSESAC, from the coding sequence ATGGACACAGCAACGGCAAACTGGCAGCAAGAGGGTGCTGCTCGATTTCAGCAGGGAACTGCTTTTTTTCGATCGCAAGCCCGACCAGCACGGGATTTGGGTGTTTTGGCGGCTGCGATCGAGCGGCAGCGTTTGGGATCGCTCAACTTATTGGAAACGATGGCGGGCTGTGGGGTGCGCAGTCTGCGCTATGCCTTAGAAGCCAACGTCGATCGCCTGGTGGTTAGCGATGCCGACCCAGAGTTGCAACCATTGCTCCAGCAGAATCTAACTGCGATCGCGGGCGATCGCCTCGACCTGCGCTGCGATTCCGCCCGTCGTCTCTTTGCCGAAGCCTTCGCCCAGCAGCAGTTCTACGACTTTGTTGATGTCGACGCCTTCGGAACAGCCAGCGAACATCTGGCCAGTGCTTGGGATGCAGTCAAAGTTGGCGGTTGCCTCTATTTCACTGCCACCGACGGGCGATCGCTCAGCGGTCACGATCGCGATCTTGCCTTCCGGGCTTACGGCGTTTGGGCGCGTAGCCACCCCAGCATCCCCGAGCAGGGACTCCGCCTGCTGATTGCCGCGTTGCAGCATCAGGCTTGGCAGCGGGGCTTTGGGATTCAGCCCCTGTTTTCCTATTACTCAGGGCAGGCCTTTCGCGTACTGATTCGCCTCTTGCCCACGAGTGGCAAAGTCAATCAACAGGGTTGGCTGGGCTATTGCCACCACTGCGGCCAGTACCAAGTGCGACCGTGGCGGCAACTCAGTCCTGTTGCTTTGCAGTGTCCAGAGGACGGACAGCCTCTAGCGTTGACTGGTCCGCTTTGGATTGGCCCCTTGCATGAGGTTGCCTATCTACAAGCACTGCAACAACAAGCGATTGCTTGGAACTGGACTGCGATCGCAGATTTACTCCAGCAATTCCAAGCTGAAGCGACTCTCCCGCCCTACTGCTACACCTTGGGGGAAATTGGGCGGCGCGGCCGGCAGGATCCTCCAGCACGATCGTGCCTGATTCAAGCGCTGCAAACAGCGGGCTTTGCTGCAGCCAGTAGTCACTGCCAACCCCAATCCTTTAAGACTGATGCTCCGTGGCAGACCTGCCTAAAACTGGCGCGATCGCTCGTAATCGACAATGCAAACAGCAGTGAATCTGCGTGCTAG
- a CDS encoding Uma2 family endonuclease encodes MVAIPQAHSLSVADYLQFEAASDVKHEYRAGEVYAMASATDAHSTIAGNLFVFLRNHVRGSGCRVYMSDMKARLERSNCFYYPDLLVTCDPRDQETATYKRFPKLIVEVLSPSTEAFDRGDKFADYQTLESLEEYVLISTSRQRVDCFRHSPEGIWTLQFYLPNAEVLPLQSIGLEVQLSELYEDVTLPPPPTASESSESMEVGL; translated from the coding sequence ATGGTGGCTATTCCGCAAGCGCATTCCCTGTCAGTTGCTGACTATCTCCAGTTCGAAGCAGCAAGCGATGTCAAGCACGAATATCGGGCTGGCGAAGTCTACGCAATGGCGAGTGCCACCGATGCTCACAGCACGATCGCAGGGAATCTATTTGTTTTTCTCCGCAATCATGTTCGTGGCAGCGGGTGTCGCGTTTATATGTCGGACATGAAGGCACGACTCGAGCGATCGAATTGCTTTTACTATCCCGATTTATTGGTGACCTGCGATCCACGAGATCAAGAGACAGCGACCTACAAACGCTTTCCGAAGCTGATCGTTGAGGTGCTGTCACCCAGTACTGAAGCCTTCGATCGCGGCGATAAATTTGCCGATTATCAAACGCTCGAATCGCTGGAAGAGTACGTCCTGATCAGCACCAGCCGCCAGCGGGTCGATTGTTTTCGGCATAGCCCTGAAGGCATCTGGACGCTGCAGTTCTATTTGCCTAATGCTGAGGTCTTGCCTTTGCAAAGTATTGGTCTGGAGGTGCAGCTGAGTGAGCTCTATGAAGATGTGACTTTGCCCCCACCTCCGACTGCTTCTGAATCCTCTGAATCGATGGAAGTCGGATTATGA